The genomic interval ATGGTTCAGCTGGTGCAAGAACGATCGCCAAGCTGGTCACCACGGAAGGACTTGAACTGAGCCGTTATCGAGTCTCACGCAGGATGAAAATCCTGGGTCTGGTAAGTAGTCAACAGCCAAAGCATCGCTATAAGAAAGCAGATCAGGCACATATAGCCATCCCGAACCTGTTGGATCGCCAGTTTGATGTAAAGGCGCCTGATCAGGTCTGGGTAGGAGATATCACTTATGTTTGGGTGGGTAGGCGCTGGGCTTACTTGGCTGTGGTATTGGATCTGTTTGCGCGTAAGCCAGTGGGATGGGCCTTATCGTTTTCAGCGGACAGTGGGTTAACGAGAAAAGCGTTGCTGATGGCATATGAATCGAGAGGCAAGCCGCAGGGCCTGATGTTCCATTCAGACCAGGGGTGCCAATATACCAGCTTGTCATTCAGGCAATTGCTCTGGAGTTACCAGATGAGGCAGAGCATGAGCCGCCGAGGTAACTGCTGGGACAATAGCCCGATGGAACGCTTTTTCAGAAGTTTGAAAACCGAATGGATTCCCGAGGTCGGTTACACTTCACTTGAAGATGCGAAGCGAGGAATCATAGACTATATCATTGGGTACTACAGCCAGTTCAGGCCACATACCCACAATGATGGATTGGCACCCAATGCAGCTGAAGAGCACTATTGGAATGTTCATAAAGCCGTGGCCAAAATGACTTGACCACTACACTGTTTGCATGAAACTTTCTAACAATGGGTTTTATATAAACTCGCTGATAAGTCTGTTCTATCAGCCATTTCGAATCATCACCTCAGACAGAATGTCTTGGCAACTTTAATAATCACTCTGTGTTCTTTGTGCTCCTCTGTGTTCTCCGTGATCCCGATTTTGGCTTAAGTAAGTAGCATTCGGGTCAGAAATGAAATTTACTGGTATCCTATTACCCTTCAAAAGAGATGTAAGGAAGATAAATCGTGCCATTTACGCCTGACCAACTATCTGAACTTGAACTTCTGAGTCGCTTCGACCTCAGCTCTACCCAGACCGGCATCAAAATTCACTCCAGTGCCGATGGCGATGTGATAGCGGCCTCAGAGCGACTATTCAAACGTGGAATGATCACCCAAAGTGATGGCGGTTATCTGACTGACATAGGTCAGGATACGGCAAATCACATGCAGGCGCTGATCACCCTGCTGAAATAGATGAGCAACCAATCAGACCAATTCACCTTGAAAGGCCGTGAGTACATTGAACTCAACAACCTTTTAAAGCTGACAGGGCAGTGTTCCAGCGGCGGAGCCGCCAAGATGGCAATCACCCACGGTGAAGTGAAAGTTGACGGTGTGGTTGAACTGCGTAAACGCTGCAAAATCCGCCCTGGTCAGCGGGTGAGCATTGGTGGCTATGAGATTGATATTCAGCCCTAAGCCCTCTATGTAAAGAGAATTCCCAGACAAGGCAAGACCAGGAGCCTGTCCGAGAATAGAGAGCCTACTGCGGAAATTCCATTTTGGCCCTTTTTTCCGCTCATTTTCGTTGAATAAGAGTAACTATTCGCCTCAAATGATCAAAAAAAATGACTCAAAATGGAATTCCCTCGCTACGACTCCTATTCTCGGACAGCCTCCTAGTACCGGCAAAAAAACAGTTGGGTGAAATAGGACGCTTTCATCTTCCGGTGCAACCCTGACATGTAGGTTTAAACACTAGAGTTTAATCTTAGTCAGTTCCCGGGCCAGAGCGATCTCAACACTGCTGTCTGGTGAGTGATCTCTCTGCAGATCGGCAAAGATGGCATCAAGCTGGTCATCGGTACGAGTAGGATCGTGATGGGTGATAAATAGACGTGGAATCTCCGCCCGCTCTGCCATGGCAATACAACTCTGGTAGTAGCCATGTCCCCATCCGACCTTGTCCTTGAAGTACTCCGCTTCTGTATACTGTGCATCCGCCAGGATCAGGTCGGCACCGCGAATGAAATTTGTAACATGCTTCTCCCGCTCCTGCATCAACTCCTGATACTCGGCATAGTTTTCATCATCTTCAGGATAGATATTAACCGGTGGCTCATTGTCGCCGGTGAAGAAGAAGCGTTTGCCGTCAGCCTCCACCAGATAACCAAAATTGAGTACCGGGTGATTAAGAAGGATGCAACTGACCGTTGCCGAACCCACCTGTATCTTCTGCCCCTCTCTTAGGGTGTTATAGCTAATGTCGGCCTTCAGCTCATTTTCCCGAACAGGAAAGTAGCAGTACTCCATCTGCTGACTGAGGATGCTCTTCAGATCCTTCATATAGACCGGATCGAAAGCACCGTAGAAGTCGACCTTGTTACCAGGAATAAACAGTGGGGTAAAAAACGGCAGACCCTGAATATGGTCCCAGTGGGTGTGGGTGATAAAGATGGAACAGTGCACCGGTAGTTCAGACAGCAGGTCGAGACCGTGCTGACGTATGCCCGATCCACCATCGAGGATAATTACATCACCAGCATCAGTACGGATTCCGACACAAGTGGTGTTACCACCGTAACGCACCGTATCCGGCCCGGGGGATGGAATGGAACCACGTACGCCGTGGAATGTAATTTCCATCAAGTCACCTTGATCCAATGGAGCCTATCATCGATTCATGAATTCGCATCTTGCATCCAGAATCAATCAGAGACTCCTTATACTATTTATTTACAAGGAAGTTTAGAACACTTTTTGTTCAAAGAGTGAGAAAAGCTTCTGCTTTCTCCAGTTCAGTCGGGAGATCAGAGATCGATTCCGGCACCTCTTCCAGGCTCATTCCAAGCCACTGCTGGATATATTCAGGTACCGGCTCAATCACCGATAGCCTGTGCTCATCGTCATCAAGTGACTTAGCGACCTGGTTAGCGACAAAGATCACCCGCTCAAGCAGAGGTGGGTCTTCCATCTCATGCAGGCTGTGATGGTTGCGAATACAGTTGATCAAATTCTCAGGAAATTTCCACTTCTCTACCAAAATGGCGCTCATCTCTGCGTGGTCGAAGCCAAGTATCTGACGTTCGGCCAGATGCAGTGGAATCCCTTCGGCACTCACCAGGTTGGTCACCTCCTTGTATTGA from Candidatus Sedimenticola sp. (ex Thyasira tokunagai) carries:
- a CDS encoding IS3 family transposase (programmed frameshift) gives rise to the protein MTKSRRTFSPEFKLEAAQLVLDQRYTIKAASEAVGVGKSTLEYWIRQLRQERQGETPKASALTPEQRRIQELEKRLRRVEQEKEIPKKGYRSLDVRLNEQFAIVHRLQESYPVNRLCELFDVHRSSYRAWRARPAGPKPHEQYLRARIEAAHRMSNGSAGARTIAKLVTTEGLELSRYRVSRRMKILGLVSSQQPKHRYKKADQAHIAIPNLLDRQFDVKAPDQVWVGDITYVWVGRRWAYLAVVLDLFARKPVGWALSFSADSGLTRKALLMAYESRGKPQGLMFHSDQGCQYTSLSFRQLLWSYQMRQSMSRRGNCWDNSPMERFFRSLKTEWIPEVGYTSLEDAKRGIIDYIIGYYSQFRPHTHNDGLAPNAAEEHYWNVHKAVAKMT
- a CDS encoding TIGR02647 family protein; translated protein: MPFTPDQLSELELLSRFDLSSTQTGIKIHSSADGDVIAASERLFKRGMITQSDGGYLTDIGQDTANHMQALITLLK
- a CDS encoding RNA-binding S4 domain-containing protein, with translation MSNQSDQFTLKGREYIELNNLLKLTGQCSSGGAAKMAITHGEVKVDGVVELRKRCKIRPGQRVSIGGYEIDIQP
- a CDS encoding MBL fold metallo-hydrolase: MEITFHGVRGSIPSPGPDTVRYGGNTTCVGIRTDAGDVIILDGGSGIRQHGLDLLSELPVHCSIFITHTHWDHIQGLPFFTPLFIPGNKVDFYGAFDPVYMKDLKSILSQQMEYCYFPVRENELKADISYNTLREGQKIQVGSATVSCILLNHPVLNFGYLVEADGKRFFFTGDNEPPVNIYPEDDENYAEYQELMQEREKHVTNFIRGADLILADAQYTEAEYFKDKVGWGHGYYQSCIAMAERAEIPRLFITHHDPTRTDDQLDAIFADLQRDHSPDSSVEIALARELTKIKL